One genomic segment of Suricata suricatta isolate VVHF042 chromosome 16, meerkat_22Aug2017_6uvM2_HiC, whole genome shotgun sequence includes these proteins:
- the KLK4 gene encoding kallikrein-4, with product MITAGSPWSWVLGYLILRVTGAQASGGGSHIINGEDCIPHSQPWQAALFTEDQFFCGGVLVHPQWVLSAAHCFQKSYTIGLGLHSLEASQEPGSLMMEASFSIQHPEYNKPFIANDLMLIKLKASVAGSDAIQNISIASQCPTAGDSCLVSGWGQLMNGRLPQVLQCVNISVVPEDVCSEFYAPVFHHSMFCAGGGPDRKDSCHGDSGGPLVCNGALQGLVSFGQVQCGQPHVPGVYTNLCKFTDWIQKTIRDS from the exons ATGATCACAGCAGGAAGCCCCTGGAGCTGGGTCCTGGGGTACCTCATCCTCCGTGTCACAG GAGCCCAGGCCTCAGGCGGCGGCAGCCACATCATAAACGGCGAGGACTGCATCCCTCACTCGCAGCCCTGGCAGGCGGCACTGTTCACCGAAGACCAGTTCTTCTGCGGGGGCGTCCTGGTGCATCCGCAGTGGGTGCTGTCAGCCGCACACTGCTTCCAGAA GTCCTACACCATCGGGCTGGGGCTGCACAGCCTCGAGGCCAGCCAAGAACCAGGAAGCCTGATGATGGAGGCCAGCTTCTCCATACAGCATCCAGAATACAACAAACCTTTCATTGCCAATGACCTCATGCTCATCAAGCTGAAAGCGTCGGTGGCCGGGTCGGACGCCATCCAGAACATCAGCATCGCCTCCCAGTGCCCGACCGCTGGGGATTCTTGCCTCGTTTCTGGCTGGGGTCAGCTGATGAATG GGAGGCTGCCCCAAGTGCTCCAGTGCGTGAATATCTCGGTGGTGCCCGAGGACGTCTGCAGTGAGTTCTACGCCCCCGTGTTCCACCACAGCATGTTCTGTGCGGGCGGAGGACCGGACCGGAAAGACTCCTGCCAC GGTGACTCTGGGGGGCCCCTGGTCTGCAACGGGGCCCTTCAGGGCCTCGTGTCTTTTGGACAAGTCCAGTGTGGCCAACCCCATGTGCCAGGCGTCTACACCAACCTCTGCAAGTTCACTGACTGGATACAGAAAACCATTCGGGACAGTTAA